A DNA window from Engystomops pustulosus chromosome 10, aEngPut4.maternal, whole genome shotgun sequence contains the following coding sequences:
- the LOC140103905 gene encoding uncharacterized protein isoform X2, with amino-acid sequence MFQNISDVTQTMISQYEGPPKVLIPSRPAEGYRVSGARHLLSSCVEMSKQKRKHCFVISSDTEDSGSEDQILVSKKGTFIESNTLDDDETLHQSHPFTPSSPWSLEEEDGGSGPYQPPIADLISPSSSIELVEESIGRPERPINYGLLTDLASPHSKYVNNFHENKMELTKLLYEFFNHTVFDDELPADMEVRWNKRMTSTAGVTRLLGDIGDPCAIIEISEKICDSAGLDAGKPL; translated from the exons ATGTTCCAGAATATTAGTGATGTCACACAAACTATGATTTCACAATATGAAGGACCTCCAAAGGTTCTGATTCCGTCCAGACCCGCTGAGGGTTATAGAGTTAGTGGTGCGAGACATTTGCTATCCAGTTGTGTAGAAATGTCCAAGCAAAAGCGAAAACATTGCTTTGTTATTTCTTCTGATACAGAAGACAGCGGCAGCGAGGACCAG ATTCTGGTCAGTAAGAAGGGCACATTTATTGAGTCCAACACATTGGACGATGATGAGACTCTACATCAG TCTCATCCATTTACTCCAAGTTCTCCATGGAGCCTTGAAGAGGAGGATGGTGGCTCTGGTCCCTACCAGCCACCCATAGcag ATCTGATTTCTCCATCCTCGAGCATTGAGCTGGTGGAGGAAAG TATCGGAAGACCGGAGCGTCCCATCAATTACGGTCTCCTGACAGATCTTGCCTCTCCTCATTCAAAATATGTGAACAACTTCCATGAGAACAAAATGGAGCTGACAAAACTTCTTTATGAGTTTTTTAACCATACCGTCTTTGACGATGAG CTTCCTGCAGACATGGAAGTGAGATGGAACAAAAGGATGACGTCAACAGCCGGTGTCACCAGATTGCTAGGGGACATCGGCGATCCTTGTGCCATCATAGAGATATCAGAGAAGATCTGTGATTCTGCAG GGTTGGACGCTGGAAAGCCTCTCTAG
- the LOC140103905 gene encoding germ cell nuclear acidic protein-like isoform X1 — protein MFQNISDVTQTMISQYEGPPKVLIPSRPAEGYRVSGARHLLSSCVEMSKQKRKHCFVISSDTEDSGSEDQILVSKKGTFIESNTLDDDETLHQSHPFTPSSPWSLEEEDGGSGPYQPPIADLISPSSSIELVEESIGRPERPINYGLLTDLASPHSKYVNNFHENKMELTKLLYEFFNHTVFDDELPADMEVRWNKRMTSTAGVTRLLGDIGDPCAIIEISEKICDSAARLRDTLIHEMCHAACWVIDGDGNAGHGWRWLFFCQTAAQAHPDLPPISRYHDYEIHYPFMYECTGCQSRVGRWKASLDTQRFVCSRCKGDIILLDST, from the exons ATGTTCCAGAATATTAGTGATGTCACACAAACTATGATTTCACAATATGAAGGACCTCCAAAGGTTCTGATTCCGTCCAGACCCGCTGAGGGTTATAGAGTTAGTGGTGCGAGACATTTGCTATCCAGTTGTGTAGAAATGTCCAAGCAAAAGCGAAAACATTGCTTTGTTATTTCTTCTGATACAGAAGACAGCGGCAGCGAGGACCAG ATTCTGGTCAGTAAGAAGGGCACATTTATTGAGTCCAACACATTGGACGATGATGAGACTCTACATCAG TCTCATCCATTTACTCCAAGTTCTCCATGGAGCCTTGAAGAGGAGGATGGTGGCTCTGGTCCCTACCAGCCACCCATAGcag ATCTGATTTCTCCATCCTCGAGCATTGAGCTGGTGGAGGAAAG TATCGGAAGACCGGAGCGTCCCATCAATTACGGTCTCCTGACAGATCTTGCCTCTCCTCATTCAAAATATGTGAACAACTTCCATGAGAACAAAATGGAGCTGACAAAACTTCTTTATGAGTTTTTTAACCATACCGTCTTTGACGATGAG CTTCCTGCAGACATGGAAGTGAGATGGAACAAAAGGATGACGTCAACAGCCGGTGTCACCAGATTGCTAGGGGACATCGGCGATCCTTGTGCCATCATAGAGATATCAGAGAAGATCTGTGATTCTGCAG CACGACTTCGGGACACATTGATCCATGAAATGTGTCATGCTGCCTGCTGGGTCATCGATGGAGATGGAAACGCTGGACATGGCTGGCGTTGGCTGTTCTTCTGCCAGACGGCTGCACAGGCTCACCCTGACCTCCCACCGATCTCTAGATACCACGACTATGAGATCCACTACCCATTCATGTATGAGTGCACAGGGTGCCAGTCCAG GGTTGGACGCTGGAAAGCCTCTCTAGACACACAGAGGTTTGTGTGCAGCCGTTGCAAAGGAGACATCATCCTCCTAGACTCCACCTGA